The genomic window CAGACGGTCACAGCCTTGATGCGTTTTTCGTCGTTCAAATAACGCATGCGCTCTTCTTGCAACTTGTCTAATGGCGTGCGAGCAACCCGTTGAGCTTTAGCAGCCAGGTTCAGTTCTTCCAACTCTTCGTAGGGAATTTCGAGAAAATCGCGAAGTGTCATGGTGTGTCATCCTTTGTACTAACAAAGCCATACTCGGTGTCCCGCGAGCATGGTGGTTTAGTATTGTGCTTGGGAAAGTTTTGGGATCTTGCCAAGGAACGCGCGATCCATTCAACAGGTCGCATTATACGCAATCCCATCACACCAGAACTTGTGTATTCTATCCAAACTTTAAATCACGCTATTTGTACAAAGTGCACAAAAGGTTATTAAATTGCTTGCCGCTAGAGGCCTCAGCCAGCATGCTTAAATTACCAAAGTATGTAGCAATTTGCCTAATCAATCGCCTCAACCAAGCATGGAAAGACGATGGTAAAGATCGAGCCTTGACCAAAAACGCTTTCAACTTGAATTGAGCCGTTCAAGAGTTCGATAAAATGGCGACAAAGTGCCAAGCCCAAACCTGTGCCACCATAGCGCCGCGTGGTCGAGGCATCGCCTTGGGTAAATGGCTCAAACAAGCGTTGCATTTGCTCATTGCTCATGCCAATGCCGGTATCGCGCACCCGACATTGCACATGCTGGCTAGCCGGATCAAAGCTGACGCTGATGTTGATACTGCCTGCTTTGGTAAATTTGGCGGCATTGCTCAATAAATTCAGCAAAATCTGGCGCAACATCGAGCGATCAGTATGAATTAACGGCAGATGTTTGTTTGGTGCAAAGTAAAGACTATTGGCATTTTTCTGGGCCATTGGGTTAATTGTGGCAATCAAATCGCGCACAAGGCTGTTGAGATCAAAGGTTTCGGCAGCAACTTGATATTTGCCAGCCTCAACTTTGGCCAAATCAAGCACATCGTTGACCAAATTGAGCAATTGATGGCCTGCATCATTAATTTGGCCAATATCATGACGAAACTGCTCAACCATCGTCGGGTCATCAAAATCAGTATCGTCCATCAGCAATTCGCTGTAGCCAATAATTGCATTCAGTGGCGTGCGCAGCTCGTGGCTCATATTGGCCAAAAAGGTGCTTTTGGCATGATTGGCGGCTTCAGCAGCATCACGGGCATGGCGCAAAGCCTCTTCGGCCTGTTTGCGTGCCGTAATTTCTTGAATCGTGCCTTCGGCGTAGAGCATCGAGCCATCCTCAGCATACACCAAACGCGAGGTTTCGCTGATCCAAATTCGTTCGCCCGTAGCAGGCCGATAAACTTCTGATTCAATTTCATCATACGAGCCATCGGTTTGCAGCAGCTCACGCAAATATTCAAAACGCTGCGGCTCAACATACATCGTGGTTAAATCGGCCACATAATCGACCAATTCATGCTCATGGGCAAAGCCTGCCAAGCGCACCAACGCCGGATTAGCTCGCAACACCCGCCCATCGGGAGTAATGCGGAAGATGCCAATTTTGGTGGTTTCAAAAATTGTGCGATAGTCGTGCTCGGCCACGCGCAAGGCCTCAGTTAATTGATGGTGCTCAGTTACATCTTGCAGCGAGCCATAAATTTTGATTGGCTGGTCAAACTCTAGCTCAACTCGCCCAGTAAAACGCCCCCAGAACGAGCGCCCCCGAAACGTCCGCATTTCCACGCTCATATCAAACGAGCCACGCTGCTCGATCATTTGGCGAAAAATCGCCTCAAGCTGGATTAGCGTCGCATTGGTATGGAAAAAATTTTGATTCTCAATTGTGGGCGTGTATTCGTGGGCTGTAGTATCCAAAATATGATACATTTCGCGCGTCCAAAATACCTGATTGGTACGTAAATCGATCTCCCAGCCACCAACGCGGGCGGTTTGTTCAGTTTGCAACATCAAGCGCTCAAGCCGATTGCTCTCGCTAATATCGCGTACCAACCAAACCTGACGATGGCCATTGGATGCCAACGTACATTCTAAAAGGCAACTTTGATTCTGGCGATTTACCACAAAACCATGAATCGTTTGGCCTAAGGCTGCTGCCGCAGTTGTTGCATACAATTGGCGCATGCTGGCAGCTTCAGGGCCATACAAGGTACTAAACCATTGCTCAGTCGTCGTAATTTCAGCATTGCTATAGCCAATCATCGCCGTAACTGCTTGATTAAAAAAAACCTGTGCGCCTTGAAACCAAACCAAGCCAACCGGAAATTGCTCAAGCGTTACATCTTTACGGCGAGTTGCTTTAATCAAGCGGCGTTGCCATGCGCCAGCGAGTGGCCATTTCAATTTCCGAGGCATAACGATCCTCACAACACAAGTTTCAAGCCTAAGGTCTTATGCTGTATTGTAGTATGAGAAAGGCCACGATCCAAGTGGTTTTAGCGGCTTTTTAAGCCAATTTGGGGGTACACTATTAATATATGACGCACTGCACAGCAACCCGCAACGACCGTGCTATAATGAGTTTCCCGCAGCACAATTCAGATCGTAGGAGGCGTTGTGGAATTAATTAAGAAATACGGCAATCGGAAGCTTTATCATACCAATGCCAAACAATATATTACCCTGCATGGCATTGCCAAGTTGATTCGGGCAGGCAGTGATGTTCGGGTCGTCGATAATGTGACTGGCGAAGATTTGACGGTGCAAACCTTATCGCAAATTCTGCTCAATAGCAAAGGCCGCCGTTCAGGCTCGCTGCCAATTCCGATTTTGTCTGATCTGATTCAAACCAGCGGCGAGACGCTCTCGCAAATGCGCCGGAATCTGTTTCAATCGCTGGGCGGGAGCCAAATTGTTGATGCCGAAATTCGCTTACGCCTCGAACATTTGCTCGATGAAGGCAAAATTAGCGAAGATGTCTGTCAACATATGGGCCAATTATTACTCAAAGATTCGGGCCATGCCCACGCCGAGAACCTACCTGATCGCTCCGATGTTGAACGCTTGAAAAGCCAAGTTGAGCAACTAGCCAATTTAGTTGAGCAACTGTTGCACGATAAATAATCAATCTTCGTTTCACCATTTCGTTTGCTGATTTATCGCCAATGGCAATGAGGCCACGATCAATGAAGAAATCAACCCCATCCAAACGCGCTCTTGTCCTCGCTGGTGGTGGCATCTCTGGTGCCGTTTACGAAATTGGCGCTCTCCGTGCCATCGATGATCTCCTCACAACCCTAAGCATCAACGATTTCGATATGTATGTTGGCACAAGTGCTGGCAGCCTGATTAGCTCGTGCTTGGCGAATGGCATCACCACCCGCGAGTTGCTACGCATTCTCGAAGGTGCTTTGCCCGATGCCAAACGACTACAACGCGACCAAATTCTGGCGCTCAATTTGCGCGGCTTGATCAAGCGTGGTCGCCGTTTGCCACGCCTATTGGCCCAACGAGCAATCGAAACTTTGCGTCGCCCACAAGATTTTGCTCCCCTCGATTGGGCTTGGAAGTTGCTCGAAGGCTTGCCCAATGGCATTTATTCAACCAACAGCTTAGAGCGCTATCTGCGCCATTTCTTGACTGAGCGCGGTAGCAACCACTTTGCTGAGTTACAGCGCGAGCTTTATATCGTGGCAACTGAGCTGGATAGCGGTGACCGCGCAGTGTTTGGCGAAGGCAACCTGCGCAATGTGCCAATTTCAGCGGCGGTTGCAGCTTCCAGCGCCATGCCAATCGTTTATGAGCCAGTTCGGATCAATGGGGTTGATTATATTGATGGTGGGGTGCGCGGCACAGCCAGCCTCGATGTGGCGATTGATCGTGGGGCAAAACTGATTGTCTGTGTCAATCCACTGGTGGCCTTTGATAATCGGAAACATCAGCTTGGCAGCCGCATCGCTGACGCTGGCATTCAGGCGATTGGCAATCAGGTATTTCGCACCTTTATTCAGGCTGGCTTGCACTATCACATTAAAAAATTGCGCCAGCAACACCCCGATGTTGATATTATTTTGATCGAGCCACGCGCCGATGATGCGATTGTCTTTGCTGAACATGTGTTGCATTACGATGAGCGCATGTTGCTAGCTCGCCATGGCTACGAATCAGCCACAATTCGCTTAGCCGACAAATATCAAGATTACAAGGTGATTTTGGCCAAACACGGCGTTCAAATCAGCCGCCAACGCGTCGCCAAAGAATTACATCACTTGTTTGCTAGCGACGATGCCGATACCTTGCACTCATTATTAGAGAGCGATCCCAATGGCAAGCGTTTGACCCACCCCCAAAAAAGCTGGCGCACGGTCAACCTCGCTCACACCCTCGACGACCTTGATGCTCGCCTCGGCAATCTAGAATAAATGCCCAAAGCCCCACTCTCAACCTAAGAGCGGGGCTTTTTTTATGGCTCAACAAGCATCGAAGTGAACAACCTTCCGATCCCTAACCCCGAACCTCAGCTATTGCAACTTCAAATTCATTTGTTCTTGCGATTCAGTTGCCCGCCAGCAAGCCACAAAATGACCGCCACCATAATCGTGGAACGGCGGATCTTCGGCTTTGCATTTGTCGATCACAATTGGGCAGCGCGTATGGAAGTGACAACCAGTCGGCGGATTAAGTGGGCTGGGCACATCACCTTGCAAAATAATTCGCTGGCGTTGCTTCTCGACCTCAGGATCGGGAATCGGCACAGCTGAGAGCAAAGCCTGAGTATAGGGGTGCATCGGATTAGCATACAACTCTTTTGAGGGAGCCAACTCGACCATTTTACCCAAATACATCACCGCCACCCGATCGCTGATATGCTTGACCACGCTCAGGTTGTGGGCAATAAACAGATAGGTCAAGCCAAATTGGCCCTGCAAATCTTGCAGCAGATTAATAATTTGGGCTTGAATCGACACGTCAAGCGCCGAAACTGGCTCATCGCAGACGATAAAATCTGGCTCGACCGCCAAGGCGCGGGCAATCCCAATCCGTTGGCGTTGACCACCCGAAAATTCATGTGGGTAGCGGTTGATAAAGTAAGGATTGAGACCAACCACCCGCAGCAATTCTTCAACCCGGGTGCGCACCTCTTTGCCAGTGCGCAGGCCGTGCACCCGAATTGGCTCACCTACAATATCACCAACGGTCATACGCGGGTTGAGCGAAGCATAGGGATCTTGGAAAATAATCTGGACTTTACGGCGCATTTGGCGCATAGCCTCGCCGTTGAGTTTGGTCAAATCCTTGCCATCAAAGCTTACCGTGCCAGCGGTTGGGCGATGCAACTGCAATATTGCCCGCCCAGTTGTCGATTTGCCACAGCCTGATTCACCGACCAAGCCCAGCGTCTCGCCACGTTTGACTGAAAAGCTCAAGCCATCAACTGCCTTAACTGCCCCGATCGTGCGGCGTAATAAACCGTTGGATTTGACAGGGAAGTGCATTTTTAAGCCGTTGATATCGAGCAGAGTATCATTTTGTACTGCCATTTGGCCTTCCTCTGGTTCTACGATGCCTGTTCGTGGGCTAAAACATCTTCAAGCGCAGCATCCAAGGCGGCTTGTTCTTCGGCAATTTTCTTGGCGGCCATCGCTTGGCGCTGTTCACGATCAATCTCGAATAAACAGGCAGCGGTATGCTCAGGCGCAACTTGGCGCAAACTCGGCGTTTCGCTCCAGCATTGCTCTTGCACAAAATCGCAGCGCGGCGCAAATGGGCAACGCTCGGTTTTCTCCAACAAATCCGGTGGTAACCCTGGAATTGGCGTAAGGCGCGTTTGAATTCCATCAAGCCGTGGAATCGAATCAAGCAAGCCAATGGTATACGGCATGCGGGGATTATGGAACAGCTCGTTGGTTGAGGCCTGTTCGACCACCCGTCCAGCATACATCACAATCACGCGGTCGGTCATGCCCGCTACAACCCCAAGGTCGTGGGTGATAAAAATAATCGCCGTGCCGGTCTCGTTCTTGAGACGGTTAAGCAATTCGAGAATTTGCGCTTGAATAGTTACATCGAGTGCTGTCGTTGGCTCGTCGGCGATCAACAGCTCAGGGTTACAAGCAAGACCCATAGCGATCATCACCCGTTGGCGCATCCCACCAGAAAATTGATGTGGAAAATCATCAAGCCGTTTGTCAGGAGCCGGAATCCCAACCATTGAGAGCAAGTCAATGGCGCGGTTTCGCGCCTGTTTGGGAGTCATCCCCATGTGCAATTGCAGCGATTCAGTCATCTGCCGACCAATTCGTAGCACCGGATTGAGCGAAGTCATGGGGTCTTGGAAGATCATCGAAATCCGATTACCACGGATTTTACGCATCTCCGACTCGCTAAAATCGACTAGATTATCGCCATCGAATAAAATCTGGCCACCAGCAATTTTGCCTGGAGGCGAAGGAATCAAGCGCATAATCGAAAGTGATGTCACGCTTTTGCCTGAGCCAGATTCGCCGACGATGCCTAAGGTTTCGCCACGATTAACCGAGAATGAAACATTATTGACAGCATTGACCACACCATCAGCGGTTTTAAATTGAACTTGTAGGTTTTTGACCTCAAGCAAGGGTGCTTCAGCCATATATGCTCCTCATGATGTCGAGCAATTTGCCTTGATCTATTGACGGGGATCAAGCGCATCACGTAAACCATCGCCCAAAGCCACAAAGGCAATCGTAATTGAAGCAATTGCAATCGCCGACGCGATCAGAATCCATGGTTGCGAATCAATCGCCGACTTACCTTCCAAAATCATCTGGCCCCAGCTGGTAGGGAACGGATTATTGGGGTTGGTATCAGGCTGGATACCAATCCCCAAAAAGCTCAGGGTTGCTTCAGTGACAATCGCGCTTGGCACAATAAACGCGCCTGCCACAATAATCGGCGCGAGCGTGTTGGGCAAAATATGGCGGAATAAAATTGAGCCACGTCGGACTCCAACCGCTTCAGCAGCTTCCACGAATTCTTTTTCTTTTAATGAAAGCACTTGGCCACGCACCAAACGCGAAACACTGGCCCAGTTTACCGCCGAGAACGATAAGAAAATCAATAACAAACCATTGAAGGTTTTACCAAAGGCGGTTTGATTGAAGGCAGTTTGCACAATAATGAAGAACAGGATATCGGGCAGCGAAAAGACGATATCAGTAAAACGCATGAGCAAACTATCGAGTTTGCCACCAGCAAAACCTGAAATCAAGCCAATAGTGATCCCGATCGTCAGGGTAAAGATCATGGGAATAAAACCCACAACCATCGAAACCCGCGTGCCATAAATCAAACGGCTGAGCACATCGCCGCCAGCAGAATCGGTGCCAAGTGGAAATTTCCAAACTCCACTACGTTTCGGATTTTTCTCATCAACTACCCATGCAGCTTGACGATAGGTGCCTCGTTCGCGTAATTCGGTTGAGGTTGGGCGGCTAGGCGCATGCGGGGCAATAACTGGAGCAAAAATTGCTACCAGCGCCAGCAAAAACAAATAGACAATACTTGCCATTGCCAACCGATTGCGTCGCAGGCGCAACCAAGCATCGCTCCAAAGACTCCGAACAGGCCGCGTAAATTCTTGAGCTTGGGCAGGGCTTTTGCCTGCCACATTCGATGCGGTTGCCATACGTTCGGGTCTCCTAGCTGTTACGAATCCGTGGATCAATCAAGCCATACGAAAGGTCTACCATAATATTGCCCAAGGCAACCAGTAATGAGAAAAATAGGGTTGAACCCATAATCATCGAGTAATCACGGCTACCGATTGCCCCAATAAATTCACTGCCAATGCCTGGCACACGGAAAACTGATTCGATAATAAACGAGCCAGTTACCAAGCCAGCCACTGCCGGCCCAAGAATCGTAATCACTGGAATCAAACTATTGCGCAGGATATGGCGCAAAATTACCACGCGATCGCCGAGACCTTTAGCGCGGGCAGTGCGAATATAATCCTGGCGTTTAACTTCAAGCACACTACTGCGGGTCAAACGGGTAATATAGGCCATTGTTCCTAAACCCAAAATGATCGCTGGTGGAATATACGAAGTACTAAAACCTTGCCAAACCGAAGGATCTTTAATCGGAGCCACATCAAATACCTTGCTCATAACCAGCAGCAACAGCAAACCAGTCACAAAGGTTGGCACTGAAAACCCAATCGTTGAGAGAATCAAGCTAAAGTAATCGAAGATCGTATTTTGGCGCAAAGCCCCCAAAATACCAAGGGGAAAGCCCACCAACAGCGCAAAAGCCAACGAAATCATGCCAAGGCGCAACGAAATCGGAAAGGTTTCTTTAATTTTATCTTGAACTGTTTCGGTGCCTTTCGAAGCATAGGTTGGGCCTAGATCGCCTTGGACGGCATTTATCATATAGTTGCCAAATTGGCTATCGAGCAAACCGCGCAGCGCCGAAAAGGGGTTGCCCTCAGCACTCAAGCGATTATTAAATTCTGCCGAGTTGAGCCAAGCGGGTTTATCTAAGCCAAATTTGCGATTCAGCAGGGCAATCGTTGACGGGGCAACTTCTTTTTCTTGATCAAATGGCCCGCCTTTGGCCTGTTTCATCATAAAAAAAGTAATGAGTGCCACGAGAAACAACACCGGAATCATCGCCAAGACGCGACGAATTATAAAGCCAATCATGCCATGCCTCCATTGGCGCGAGAGCGTGCCGGGGTGTTGCCTCGCGAGCCTTGATTGCAATTTAACAGGGTGCTTGCAAAGAATTAATAAGTGGGAGCTAGGGTTGGTGGGGAGCAGCGCAGGCCCGCGCTGCTCCCCAGAAGGTTAAGCTATTACTTGACTTCGATGCTGTATGATGTCCATTGGCCAGGGAATTGATCATCAGCGGCGGTTTGTGAGAAGCCGCTCACCCGTGGGTTGATCACATATTTGTTGACCCGGTTGTACATCATGGCGGTTGGCAAATCACCAACAATCAACTTTTGGGCAGCCGCATAGGCTTCCAAGCGGGTTGCGTCGTCGGTGCTGGTGTCGGCCTTGGTCAAGAACTCGTCAACCGCAGGGTTGCCGTAACCTTGGCGTTGAGCAAAGGTTGCTTTGCTGCTCCAGAACACGCTCAACCAGTTTTGAGCATCTGGATAGTCTTGAATCCAGCCACCCAATGAAATTTGAGGATAGGTTGCGTTATCTTTCTTGGCAGCGCTCAAATCTTTGCTTGGCAATGGTTGCAACTTAACTTCAACACCTAAGACTTCGCGGAAGGTGTTGGCCAAGAACTCGTGACGAGCTTGGTTAGCGGTATCGTTGCTGCTGTAAGCAAAGGTGATTTCTGGCAACTTATCGGCTGAGCCATAGGTTGATTCAGCCAAGGCAGCTTTAGCCTTTTCAGGATCGAAGGCAAAGCGATCTTCGGTTGCATCATAACCAGGAATCCCTTGAGGAATCCAAGTCAGGGTTGGCAAACAGTCGCCGTTGCGGATCACTTCGCAGAAGGTTGCGCGATCGATCGCATAGGCAAATGCTTCACGAACCTTTGGATCGTTGAATGGTTCGGTTGTGGTGTTGAATTGCAAGCCAGTGGTGTTTGCCCCTGGATATGAAATGTACAATGGCCCAAGATCAGCATCGCTTTGGACGGCTGGAATTTGGCTTGGGTCTGGTTGGAAGATATCCAGTTGACCTTGGCGATAGGCTTCCAAAGCAACTGATGAATCGTCGATGTAGATCATGCTGATGCCATCAAGTTTGGCTTTGTTCCAGTAGTTTTCGTTCCGTACAAAGTCAATTTGTTGGTCTTCAGCAATCCGGCTGAATTGGAATGGGCCGTTACCAACTTGCAAGCTGGCATCTTTCCACCAATTTTCGCCACCTTTTTCGATCAACTCAGCTTTAGCTGGGTACATCACCCACAAGCCAGCGATGGTTGGCAAGTAAGGAGCAGCTTGGACGGTTGAGATGACGATGGTTTTATCGTCGGGAGTGCTCACGCCCAAAGCAGCCTTGGCTGCATCGTATTGAGCAGTATCGGTTACAACTGCGCTCGCAAAATCGGCACAACCAGTGATATCAAACAAAATTGATTGATATTCGCCAGCGGTTACTGGGTCACAGGTGCGTTCGATGGCATAGGCAAAGTTCTTTGAAGTTAGAGCTGAACCATCGCTGTATTTGAGGTCAGGGCGCAAGGTGAAGGTAAACACGGTACCTTCAGCGTTTGATTCCCATTTTTCAGCAGCACCAGGCACGGTTTCCAGTTTGTCATTGAGGCGAGTTAGGCCTTCGTAGTTTTGCGACAGCAACACGATTTCGGCGCTGTACGAACTTTTCTGTGGGTCAAAGACATCTGGATAGGCAACTTGGTGTACCCGTAAGACGTTTCCGGCGGTAGCGGCTGGCTCAGCGGTCGCTTCGGTCGTTGTTGCAGTTGCTTCAGCCACAGGAGCGGTTGTTGCAGTTGCTTCAGCACCAGTAGCAGGTGCGGTCGTTGCGGTAGCAGCGGCAGGTGCAGTCGTTGGAGTTGCATCCCCAGCGCCACAAGCGGCCAAGGTTGGTACTGTCAATACCATTAAGGCCAATAAGCGGGTCAAACGACGTTTGAGCATGAAGGCTATCTCCTTAATTCAAAGAGTCCGAAAACCAACACGATCTGAGAACTTGCAGTGTCACCCATCACCCCCTTTCAAACGCTTGGTTGATTGAGCAAGGCCTAGGCTGGCATAATGCTCCATGATGCTCGTGATGAATTCATCACATAAAATAGCAAATAAAAACTTGAGCAGGGCTGGCCACCAGGGCCGCCACCACGCAGGCGCGGCTCATAACTGGGGGCAGATTTCATACGTTGGGGTAAGCTCACTTTTGGTGCTGAATGTGTTAGTTCTTGCTTCAATGCATCACGAAACAGCATGTCCACGGTAGTATCTTCAAGATCGTTGTGAACTGGCATAAGCAGCTTCCTACCCTAATAGAGCAAAGAGTCGGTTAACCCTACCAAGGTGGTGCTTGGTAGTTGGGCAAGTTGGCGATGCAACAAGGCCTCAATTGCGGCGCTATGCTGCGGTTGCCCCCAAAGCCTTAACAACAATTGGCGTGCCATGACAAACGAATAGGCAAACTGGGCGTTGTTAAGCACATCATATGGAATAAAAAGTCCGTGCCCCTCTATGGTAAAGCTATTTGCCACAGCCCGCAACATGGTACTACGCCAGGTCTGGGTGTAGGTCAAGTTACTTTGCCACAAAATTGCCATCAACTCGCTAGGCGGTTGCAAAATATCGTCGAGATGCGGGCCAAGCAAGGCCTGTAAACGCTCAGTGGCAGCCTCATCACTGCGATACTGTTGCTCAAGCAACAAGCGTTGCATACCAACCGGAGCCATGCGTTGTTGACGTTTAACTGTGCGAATATTGCTTTGCAACCATTGTGGCTGCATATAGACACAGTTAATTTGGGCTAAAAGGGCACTTTGATCGCTATCAACTGGATGTTCGGCATCAAGTGTTCCGGTGATAATCACGTTACTGGGCAAGGCTGGCCATTTATCAGGTGGATAACCACGCATCACCAAGCGCGTAATTCCATCGGCATCGCGGCTAACATTGGCGAAGTAGGTATATACATCATGGGGTCGCAAATTATCGAGACATAAGAAGAACAAACGACCAGCATTGGCCGGAGCAGCGGCGTTCTCTAAGGTCTCGACAAATTTCATCCAACCAAAACGATCTTGGATTTCGGGTGCTTGCAGGCTGCTCCCTAAGTTCACATAGGTATATTGATCATCAAAGGGATGCACCAAAGCCTGAGCAAACAGCCGCGCCAATTCAGTTTTGCCCTGCCCAGTTGGCCCAAATAGCAAGACAAATGGGCTGGTTTTAAGCGCAATCACATAGTCAATCACTAACAGAGGCGGGATGGCATAACCAGCGGCGTGGCAATAGGTCAACACCTGAGCAATCAACCGATATTCATCGGCGATCAGATGATGAAAGCCAGTGCCACGCTGCAAACTGGTTGGTGGGGACATCCGGTTCCCTGCTTGATCATGCATTACTGAATCGTGCTACCAAATGTAATAACTGATGAATCACCGACGTTCAAGTGTTGGAATTCGCCTTTAATATGCGCTCCTTCACCAATAAGTGAGCCTTCCAAGGTTGATGATTGAATGCTGGCTCCTTGATTGATAATCGAATCACGCACAATCGAATCAACAATCACGCTATGGTCGGCAACTGAGACGTATGGCCCAATAATTGAGTTACGAATCTCAACATGTTCGCCGATAAAGACTGGCGGAACGATAATTGCGCCATCACGTTGTTCGACGTTGCCGGTTTCATGTTGCAACAAATAGCGATTGGTGCGTAACAAGGCGGGGGCTGTGCCACAATCTTCCCACATGGTTGCAGTTTCGGCACTAAATCGCGTGCCATTGCTAATCATGAGTTGGAGCGCATCAGCCAAATAAAACTCGCCTTTAGTTTGAATATTCTGCTCGATCAGCACATCGATCGCTGCGAACAATTCTTTGACTTCACGCACATAGTATGCGCCGATCAAGGCCAAGTTGGAAACTGGCGTACTGGGTTTTTCCACCAGCTTGGTAATAATCCCATCTTCGAGCAATGCCACCCCGAAGCGCGAGGGATCTTCAACTTCGCTTACATAGATCACGCCGTCGGCATCGGTTTGGTTCAAAACATTCAGGTTTGCTTCAAAAATCGTATCGACGAATAAAATCAAGGTTGGGCCAGAGACCATCTCGCGGGCCAAAGCAATTGCATGGGCTTGGCCTTTTAGCTCAGTTTGTTCAACAAAATGGCTCTTGAAGTTATAGTTCTTGCGAACATATTCCTCAATTTGTGTACCCAAATACCCGGTAATAAACACCACGTCGTCGAGTGGTAGCACCTTGAGTTTATCAAGCAGGTGGCCAATTACGGCCTTGCCTGCAACCGGAACCAACGGCTTTGGACGGGTATGGGTATGTGGACGCAGGCGGGTTCCAAGACCGGCGGTAGGAATAATTACATTCATACTGCATTTTACGGCGGTGTGATCACGTTAAACGCGCCACCAAACCGTACTCCCTTTCATTGATTTGCAGAATTTAGCTCTTGTTTTGGAATGCATGCACGCAGTTTTTTCAGCGTGGATTGCAAACCCACGGTACACTGAGGACGCATTGAGTATATCAGGCAGCCTGATGATTGGCAAATATCCCAATCGACTCTAGTCTAGCATACAAGCTGTATGTTAAGCCTAGCCTAAGGCCAATTTCACCCTATGGAGTGAGATCGTACCCGCCCCAACTAGCCCATTGCTTAAACGACGGCTACGGACTAAGGAACCATGGCGCTTATGCCTGAACTTGCATATACTTTTACTAATTACAGCTGATCGATTATTAATCACAACCACCAGCCTAACTAAACTTACAATCGACCAAGAGTCCTACCTGTAAATTGGCTAGTAAGGTTGTATCGCTATAGTACGTTTGGATACGAGTAACGAGAAGGCCCAAATTTAGGAGATACCCATATGCCAACCATCTTAGTTGTTGATGATATGCCTGACAACCGTCAGCTTTTAGGAATAATGCTCCAACGGTCTGGTTATACAACCGAGATGGCTCGTGATGGGGTTGAAGCTCTGGAAGCTATTCAAAAAAGCCGACCAGACCTGATATTGCTTGATTTGAACTTGCCGCGCCTGGATGGCTGGGCTGTCTGTCGCACCGTTAAATCCGACCCTCGCTTGGCGCATATTCCGATTGTGGCATTAACTGCTAGTTGCAGCC from Chloroflexota bacterium includes these protein-coding regions:
- a CDS encoding AAA family ATPase is translated as MSPPTSLQRGTGFHHLIADEYRLIAQVLTYCHAAGYAIPPLLVIDYVIALKTSPFVLLFGPTGQGKTELARLFAQALVHPFDDQYTYVNLGSSLQAPEIQDRFGWMKFVETLENAAAPANAGRLFFLCLDNLRPHDVYTYFANVSRDADGITRLVMRGYPPDKWPALPSNVIITGTLDAEHPVDSDQSALLAQINCVYMQPQWLQSNIRTVKRQQRMAPVGMQRLLLEQQYRSDEAATERLQALLGPHLDDILQPPSELMAILWQSNLTYTQTWRSTMLRAVANSFTIEGHGLFIPYDVLNNAQFAYSFVMARQLLLRLWGQPQHSAAIEALLHRQLAQLPSTTLVGLTDSLLY
- a CDS encoding peptide ABC transporter substrate-binding protein, yielding MLKRRLTRLLALMVLTVPTLAACGAGDATPTTAPAAATATTAPATGAEATATTAPVAEATATTTEATAEPAATAGNVLRVHQVAYPDVFDPQKSSYSAEIVLLSQNYEGLTRLNDKLETVPGAAEKWESNAEGTVFTFTLRPDLKYSDGSALTSKNFAYAIERTCDPVTAGEYQSILFDITGCADFASAVVTDTAQYDAAKAALGVSTPDDKTIVISTVQAAPYLPTIAGLWVMYPAKAELIEKGGENWWKDASLQVGNGPFQFSRIAEDQQIDFVRNENYWNKAKLDGISMIYIDDSSVALEAYRQGQLDIFQPDPSQIPAVQSDADLGPLYISYPGANTTGLQFNTTTEPFNDPKVREAFAYAIDRATFCEVIRNGDCLPTLTWIPQGIPGYDATEDRFAFDPEKAKAALAESTYGSADKLPEITFAYSSNDTANQARHEFLANTFREVLGVEVKLQPLPSKDLSAAKKDNATYPQISLGGWIQDYPDAQNWLSVFWSSKATFAQRQGYGNPAVDEFLTKADTSTDDATRLEAYAAAQKLIVGDLPTAMMYNRVNKYVINPRVSGFSQTAADDQFPGQWTSYSIEVK
- a CDS encoding ABC transporter permease; this translates as MATASNVAGKSPAQAQEFTRPVRSLWSDAWLRLRRNRLAMASIVYLFLLALVAIFAPVIAPHAPSRPTSTELRERGTYRQAAWVVDEKNPKRSGVWKFPLGTDSAGGDVLSRLIYGTRVSMVVGFIPMIFTLTIGITIGLISGFAGGKLDSLLMRFTDIVFSLPDILFFIIVQTAFNQTAFGKTFNGLLLIFLSFSAVNWASVSRLVRGQVLSLKEKEFVEAAEAVGVRRGSILFRHILPNTLAPIIVAGAFIVPSAIVTEATLSFLGIGIQPDTNPNNPFPTSWGQMILEGKSAIDSQPWILIASAIAIASITIAFVALGDGLRDALDPRQ
- a CDS encoding ABC transporter permease, with the protein product MIGFIIRRVLAMIPVLFLVALITFFMMKQAKGGPFDQEKEVAPSTIALLNRKFGLDKPAWLNSAEFNNRLSAEGNPFSALRGLLDSQFGNYMINAVQGDLGPTYASKGTETVQDKIKETFPISLRLGMISLAFALLVGFPLGILGALRQNTIFDYFSLILSTIGFSVPTFVTGLLLLLVMSKVFDVAPIKDPSVWQGFSTSYIPPAIILGLGTMAYITRLTRSSVLEVKRQDYIRTARAKGLGDRVVILRHILRNSLIPVITILGPAVAGLVTGSFIIESVFRVPGIGSEFIGAIGSRDYSMIMGSTLFFSLLVALGNIMVDLSYGLIDPRIRNS
- a CDS encoding NTP transferase domain-containing protein, with the protein product MNVIIPTAGLGTRLRPHTHTRPKPLVPVAGKAVIGHLLDKLKVLPLDDVVFITGYLGTQIEEYVRKNYNFKSHFVEQTELKGQAHAIALAREMVSGPTLILFVDTIFEANLNVLNQTDADGVIYVSEVEDPSRFGVALLEDGIITKLVEKPSTPVSNLALIGAYYVREVKELFAAIDVLIEQNIQTKGEFYLADALQLMISNGTRFSAETATMWEDCGTAPALLRTNRYLLQHETGNVEQRDGAIIVPPVFIGEHVEIRNSIIGPYVSVADHSVIVDSIVRDSIINQGASIQSSTLEGSLIGEGAHIKGEFQHLNVGDSSVITFGSTIQ
- a CDS encoding response regulator produces the protein MPTILVVDDMPDNRQLLGIMLQRSGYTTEMARDGVEALEAIQKSRPDLILLDLNLPRLDGWAVCRTVKSDPRLAHIPIVALTASCSPGEVKQLMTPDWTDYVSKPFDVMSLMEKVKLWLTGSNQSKPWYG